ATATGTATTTGATATACTCTTTCATCTTTTTTCAAATAATTATATTTTTACCATATCGTATAAGAAAGGGTAACTCCTATCTTTGTAGGCAAGATATGCAACGACTTAAAACCATCTTTTGTAAGACCTGAACCATCATTGAGCTCAATTAACTGTCCATCAGTACGCGTCTTGGCATGACTTGTCCCAACAAGTCCCACACCAGCGTGGGCATCAATTGCCAACTTATCTGACAAAGCAAAGACATAACCGAAAGTAATCCCTGCACCTAAGGCATAACCATCATAGCATACACCCTTATGTGTTACTTTGTAATCAGCAATCAAAAGCCCGGCTCCAACAAAGTGATGATAAAGTGGACGGCCCCCAAAATAATATCTATACTCAGGTTGTACACCTACCACTTTCATATTATCGTGGATATAAGGATTGTGATTACCAAAGACAGTCAGACC
The nucleotide sequence above comes from Segatella oris. Encoded proteins:
- a CDS encoding DUF3575 domain-containing protein translates to MKKIFLIFIMALGTVVSHAQKLSVNTDLMMLATQTYNLGAEMTIGNRSTLGLTVFGNHNPYIHDNMKVVGVQPEYRYYFGGRPLYHHFVGAGLLIADYKVTHKGVCYDGYALGAGITFGYVFALSDKLAIDAHAGVGLVGTSHAKTRTDGQLIELNDGSGLTKDGFKSLHILPTKIGVTLSYTIW